A single genomic interval of Methylocystis sp. IM3 harbors:
- a CDS encoding amino acid kinase family protein, giving the protein MTREAPAGARPLLVAKIGGSLHASPDLARWIAALRRWPHRLTLVAGGGPFADAVRAAQPRLGFDDDTAHAMAVLAMEQYALALAQLHGLDLAARPDEIDALHARGRPALWRASAMVSAAAEIAPGWDVTSDSLAAWLARRCGAQSLLMVKSVDVLPDSAMASLVSAGVVDPAFPAYVDGTPVVVAGPGALASAGELLAGGALPGAHVST; this is encoded by the coding sequence ATGACGCGGGAGGCGCCCGCCGGGGCGCGCCCCCTGCTCGTCGCCAAGATCGGCGGCAGTCTCCACGCTTCGCCCGATCTCGCACGCTGGATCGCGGCGCTGCGCCGATGGCCGCATCGCCTCACTCTCGTCGCGGGCGGCGGCCCCTTCGCCGACGCCGTGCGCGCCGCGCAGCCCCGGCTCGGCTTCGACGATGATACGGCGCACGCCATGGCCGTGCTCGCCATGGAGCAATATGCGCTGGCGCTGGCGCAGCTCCACGGCCTCGATCTCGCCGCGCGCCCCGACGAGATCGACGCCCTTCACGCGCGGGGCCGGCCGGCGCTGTGGCGCGCTTCGGCCATGGTTTCGGCGGCGGCGGAAATCGCGCCGGGCTGGGACGTGACCTCCGACAGCCTCGCGGCCTGGCTCGCGCGCCGCTGCGGCGCGCAATCGCTGCTGATGGTCAAGAGCGTCGATGTTCTCCCGGATTCCGCCATGGCGAGCCTCGTCTCGGCCGGCGTTGTCGATCCTGCCTTTCCAGCCTATGTCGACGGAACGCCCGTCGTCGTCGCCGGTCCCGGCGCGCTCGCCTCTGCGGGCGAGCTCCTGGCCGGCGGCGCTCTGCCCGGCGCGCACGTCTCAACATAA
- a CDS encoding (5-formylfuran-3-yl)methyl phosphate synthase yields MTLMLASVLSREEAEVALAHGADIIDCKDPARGALGALPLAQVADIVAVVGGRRPVSAVVDLPHDVAHARRAFEEAAATGVEFVKFALPLTPDAGEIVAALAPLAQRLRIVAVLFADLGPDFEVLPALAAAGFHGAMLDTAHKGKGRLIDMMPVGALSDFTARCRELGLAAGLAGALEPPDVPRLLVTGPEVLGFRGALCAHGDRRAGIDADATALIRDLIPTRREQIDTLAAEWALIARGYIEPPGLNETDCVFLHDYVVPVEVGAYAHEYGHTQRVRFNVDAEVARADVTDDMRSVFSYDVIMDAIKVILSGGHIAMVETIAERLAESVLLHERVRCVTVQVEKLDVAPGAVGVKIRRERHPDALRIKGN; encoded by the coding sequence ATGACCCTGATGTTGGCCAGCGTTCTGTCGCGCGAGGAAGCGGAGGTCGCCCTCGCCCATGGCGCCGACATCATCGACTGCAAGGACCCCGCGCGCGGCGCGTTGGGCGCGCTGCCGCTGGCGCAGGTCGCCGACATTGTCGCCGTCGTCGGCGGCCGCCGACCGGTGAGCGCGGTGGTCGATCTGCCGCATGACGTAGCTCACGCCCGCCGCGCCTTCGAGGAGGCGGCCGCAACCGGCGTCGAATTCGTGAAATTCGCCCTGCCGCTCACGCCCGACGCCGGCGAGATTGTCGCCGCCCTCGCGCCGCTCGCGCAGCGGCTTCGGATCGTCGCGGTCCTCTTTGCCGATCTCGGGCCGGATTTCGAGGTTCTGCCCGCGCTGGCGGCGGCCGGCTTCCACGGCGCCATGCTCGACACGGCGCACAAGGGCAAGGGGCGGCTCATCGACATGATGCCGGTCGGCGCGCTCTCGGACTTCACGGCGCGCTGCCGCGAACTCGGCCTCGCCGCCGGCCTCGCCGGCGCGCTGGAGCCGCCGGACGTGCCGCGCCTTCTCGTCACTGGCCCCGAAGTGCTGGGCTTTCGCGGCGCGCTCTGCGCCCATGGCGACCGCCGCGCCGGGATCGACGCCGACGCCACGGCGCTCATTCGCGACCTCATTCCCACGCGCCGCGAGCAGATCGACACGCTCGCCGCCGAATGGGCGCTGATCGCGCGCGGCTATATCGAGCCGCCGGGCCTCAATGAAACGGACTGCGTCTTTCTCCACGATTACGTCGTGCCGGTGGAGGTCGGCGCCTATGCGCATGAATATGGCCACACCCAGCGCGTCCGCTTCAACGTCGACGCCGAGGTGGCGCGCGCCGACGTAACCGACGACATGCGCTCGGTCTTTTCCTACGACGTCATCATGGACGCGATCAAAGTGATCCTCTCGGGCGGGCATATCGCCATGGTCGAGACGATCGCCGAGCGGTTGGCGGAAAGCGTGCTGCTGCACGAACGGGTGCGCTGCGTCACGGTGCAGGTCGAGAAGCTCGACGTGGCGCCGGGCGCGGTCGGCGTCAAAATCCGCCGCGAGCGCCACCCCGACGCGCTTCGCATAAAGGGGAATTGA
- a CDS encoding bifunctional folylpolyglutamate synthase/dihydrofolate synthase: protein MDQHDAILSRLLTLHPKKIDLSLGRTERLLEALGRPDLRLPPTIHVAGTNGKGSTIAFLRAMLEAAGQRVHVYTSPHLIRFNERIRLGAEGGGRLVDDARLNAVLERCEEANGGQPITFFEVTTAAAFALFAETPADWLLLETGLGGRYDATNVIREPKATIVTSVSLDHMEFLGDTVEKIAYEKAGIFKRGVPAIIGFQHMGAENVLAREARRAGAPLFVAGQDFHVREENGRLVFEDERGLLDLPLPRLAGRHQHFNAAGAIAALRAVAPDFPAKAMEQGLARAEWPARLQRLLRGRIVDLAPAGAEVWLDGGHNEDGGRVLAEAMAEFHDRAPRPLALICGAQTTKDVRALLRHFAGLARDVVAVPVEGEHKSWPPEEVAALARAEGIPSAAAANNVEEALRILASRPFEQPPRVLIAGSLYLAAAVLAANGSQIE, encoded by the coding sequence ATGGATCAGCATGACGCGATCCTGTCGCGACTGCTCACGCTCCATCCCAAGAAGATCGACCTGTCGCTCGGGCGCACCGAGCGACTGCTGGAGGCGCTCGGCCGTCCCGATCTGCGCCTGCCGCCGACGATTCACGTCGCCGGCACCAATGGCAAGGGCTCGACCATCGCCTTTCTGCGCGCCATGCTGGAGGCCGCCGGCCAGCGCGTGCATGTCTATACGTCGCCGCATCTCATACGTTTCAACGAGCGCATCCGGCTCGGCGCCGAAGGCGGAGGCAGGCTCGTCGACGACGCCCGCCTCAACGCCGTTCTCGAGCGTTGCGAGGAGGCCAATGGCGGCCAGCCCATCACCTTCTTCGAGGTGACGACGGCCGCCGCCTTCGCCCTCTTCGCCGAGACGCCCGCCGACTGGCTGCTGCTCGAGACGGGTCTGGGCGGCCGCTATGACGCGACGAACGTCATCCGTGAGCCGAAAGCGACGATCGTCACCTCGGTCTCGCTCGATCACATGGAGTTCCTCGGCGATACGGTCGAAAAGATCGCCTATGAGAAGGCGGGCATCTTCAAGCGCGGCGTACCGGCGATCATCGGCTTTCAGCACATGGGCGCCGAGAACGTGCTGGCGCGCGAAGCCCGCCGGGCCGGCGCTCCGCTTTTCGTTGCGGGCCAGGATTTCCATGTCCGCGAGGAGAACGGGCGCCTCGTCTTCGAGGATGAGCGCGGCCTTCTCGACTTGCCGCTGCCGCGCCTTGCGGGGCGACACCAGCATTTCAACGCCGCCGGCGCCATCGCCGCGCTTCGGGCGGTTGCGCCGGATTTCCCCGCAAAGGCCATGGAGCAGGGGCTTGCGCGGGCGGAATGGCCCGCCCGCCTGCAAAGGTTGCTGCGCGGGCGCATCGTCGATCTCGCGCCCGCGGGCGCGGAGGTCTGGCTCGACGGCGGCCACAATGAGGACGGCGGCCGCGTGCTGGCCGAGGCCATGGCCGAATTCCACGACCGCGCGCCGCGCCCGCTGGCGCTGATCTGCGGCGCCCAGACGACGAAGGACGTGCGCGCCCTGCTGCGCCATTTCGCCGGGCTGGCGCGCGACGTCGTGGCCGTGCCGGTCGAAGGCGAACACAAGAGCTGGCCGCCGGAGGAAGTCGCGGCGCTGGCGAGAGCCGAGGGCATACCCTCGGCCGCAGCGGCAAACAATGTCGAGGAGGCGCTGCGGATTCTGGCGTCGCGCCCCTTCGAGCAGCCGCCGCGCGTGCTGATTGCCGGCTCGCTCTATCTCGCGGCGGCGGTGCTCGCGGCCAATGGCTCGCAGATCGAATAG
- the accD gene encoding acetyl-CoA carboxylase, carboxyltransferase subunit beta, which translates to MNWYSNVVPPKIKALIKREAPENLWVKCPESGQLVFHKDIEANLYVVPGSGYHMRCPVEVRLATLFDDAEMELLPTPETPLDPLKFRDIKRYVDKLKEYRLKTGAQDAVTLATGKLDGSQVTVAVQDFDFLGGSLGMAAGEAIVAGAEHALSRRTPFIIFTASGGARMQEGMFSLMQMPRTTIAVQRLRDARLPYIVVLTNPTTGGVTASYAMLGDVQIAEPGAIIGFAGARVIEQTIREKLPEGFQRAEYLRDHGMVDMVVPRQEMRETLARLCGLLTKAPPRRAA; encoded by the coding sequence ATGAACTGGTATTCCAACGTCGTCCCGCCGAAGATCAAGGCTCTCATCAAGCGCGAGGCCCCGGAAAACCTCTGGGTGAAATGCCCGGAGAGCGGTCAGCTCGTCTTCCACAAGGACATTGAGGCCAATCTCTATGTCGTGCCGGGCTCGGGCTATCACATGCGCTGCCCGGTCGAGGTGCGGCTCGCGACGCTCTTCGACGACGCCGAGATGGAGCTTCTGCCGACGCCCGAGACGCCGCTCGATCCGCTGAAATTCCGCGACATCAAGCGCTATGTCGACAAGCTGAAGGAATATCGCCTCAAGACCGGCGCCCAGGACGCCGTGACGCTCGCCACCGGCAAGCTTGACGGTTCGCAAGTCACGGTGGCCGTGCAGGATTTTGACTTTCTCGGCGGTTCGCTCGGCATGGCCGCGGGCGAGGCGATCGTCGCCGGGGCGGAACATGCGCTCTCGCGCCGCACGCCCTTCATCATCTTCACGGCTTCGGGCGGCGCGCGCATGCAGGAAGGCATGTTCTCGCTGATGCAGATGCCGCGCACGACCATCGCCGTGCAGCGCCTGCGCGACGCGCGCCTGCCCTATATCGTCGTGCTCACCAATCCGACGACGGGCGGCGTGACCGCCTCCTACGCCATGCTGGGCGACGTGCAGATCGCCGAGCCCGGCGCCATCATCGGCTTCGCCGGCGCCCGCGTCATCGAGCAGACCATTCGCGAGAAGCTGCCCGAAGGATTTCAGCGCGCCGAATATCTGCGCGATCACGGCATGGTCGACATGGTGGTGCCGCGTCAGGAGATGCGCGAGACGCTCGCGCGCCTGTGCGGCCTGCTCACCAAGGCGCCGCCGCGCCGCGCCGCCTGA
- the trpA gene encoding tryptophan synthase subunit alpha: MATRIDDRFAALAAEGRAALVTFVMAGDPDPETSLDIVKALPAAGADVIEVGMPFTDPMADGPAIQAAGLRALKAGMTLKKTLKLVTDFRAGDNETPIVLMGYYNPIYVYGVDRFLADATAAGVDGLIVVDLPPEEDQELCIPARDAGLNFIRLATPTTNDRRLPKVLENTSGFVYYVSLTGITGAALADYAGVSEAVRRIKGHTGLPIAVGFGVKNAENAAEIARNADGVVVGSALVDALKASLGPANEATDRSVEAVASLVSSIAAGVRGARKAAASARSGGAFSWLTRLWA; encoded by the coding sequence ATGGCCACCCGCATCGACGACCGATTTGCCGCCCTCGCCGCCGAGGGGCGCGCCGCCCTCGTGACCTTCGTGATGGCCGGCGACCCGGACCCCGAGACCTCGCTCGATATCGTGAAGGCGCTGCCCGCCGCCGGCGCCGATGTGATCGAGGTCGGCATGCCCTTCACCGATCCGATGGCCGACGGCCCTGCGATCCAGGCCGCCGGCCTGCGCGCGCTCAAGGCGGGCATGACGCTGAAGAAAACCCTGAAGCTCGTGACCGACTTCCGCGCTGGGGACAATGAAACGCCCATCGTTCTGATGGGCTATTACAATCCGATTTACGTCTATGGCGTGGACCGTTTCCTCGCCGACGCCACGGCCGCCGGCGTCGACGGGCTGATCGTCGTCGATCTGCCGCCGGAGGAGGATCAGGAGCTCTGCATTCCGGCGCGTGACGCAGGGCTGAATTTCATCCGCCTCGCCACCCCGACGACCAACGACAGGCGTCTGCCCAAGGTGCTCGAAAACACCTCCGGTTTCGTCTATTATGTCTCGCTGACGGGCATCACCGGCGCGGCGCTCGCCGATTACGCGGGCGTGAGCGAGGCCGTTCGGCGCATCAAGGGCCACACCGGCCTGCCGATCGCCGTCGGCTTCGGCGTGAAGAACGCGGAAAACGCCGCCGAGATCGCACGGAACGCGGATGGCGTCGTGGTCGGCTCGGCGCTGGTGGACGCGTTGAAAGCGTCGCTCGGCCCCGCCAATGAGGCGACCGACAGGAGCGTCGAGGCGGTGGCCTCGCTCGTGTCGAGCATTGCGGCGGGCGTGCGCGGGGCGCGGAAGGCGGCCGCGTCCGCCAGAAGCGGCGGCGCATTTTCCTGGCTCACGAGGCTTTGGGCATGA
- a CDS encoding potassium transporter Kup, producing MTKHEQIGVQTANPETRPEHAGQSTAALILGSIGVVYGDIGTSPLYAFRESLAHSVKADFLTEQAVVGAISLLIYALLFTVTLKYVLFLMRADNRGEGGTLSLMALAESSVGGRSAVIFLLGVAGAALFSGDAIITPAISVLSAVEGLELVTHHLSGYVMPLTLFILISLFWVQSRGTARVASFFGPIMVIFFAVIGGLGAMHISDAPQILWAFDPRSGVAFLLENGWLGFAVLGSVFLGVTGAEALYADMGHFGRFPIQAAWLCFVLPALLLNYLGQGALILSRPEAVDNPFFLLAPDWAMLPLVLLATVATVIASQAVITGAFSIVRQAIQLGLLPRLEITHTSAMQEGQIYISRVNRLLLLGVLLLVIAFRSSSALASAYGIAVTGTMVVTTALAFIVVRYDWKWPLWLSLIVIASFLSVDIAFLAANLLKIVDGGWVPVALGGCSMIVMWTWVRGTRLLNEKTRRDSIPIRELIPILEKSRPMRAPGTAVFLTNDPNVAPASLMHNIKHNKVLHEHVLLLCVRAENQPRVPVDKRYEIEKLSDDFAVAVLHFGYMESPRVPAALALMRKAGFPCDVMTTSFFVGRRVVKESPSSEMPGWQDALYVAMTRQASSAPDFFAIPPDRVVELGAQVTI from the coding sequence ATGACGAAGCATGAGCAAATCGGCGTTCAGACGGCAAACCCCGAAACCAGGCCAGAGCACGCAGGGCAATCGACCGCCGCCTTGATTCTCGGGTCGATCGGCGTGGTCTATGGCGACATCGGCACGAGCCCGCTCTATGCGTTCCGCGAGTCGCTCGCCCACAGCGTGAAAGCCGACTTCCTGACCGAACAGGCGGTCGTCGGCGCCATCTCGCTCCTGATCTATGCGCTGCTCTTCACCGTCACCCTGAAGTATGTCCTCTTCCTGATGCGCGCCGACAACCGCGGCGAGGGCGGCACGCTTTCGCTGATGGCGCTCGCGGAGTCCTCGGTGGGCGGGCGGTCCGCCGTGATCTTCCTCCTCGGCGTCGCGGGCGCCGCGCTTTTTTCAGGCGACGCCATCATCACGCCGGCGATCTCCGTCCTCTCGGCTGTCGAGGGCCTCGAACTCGTGACCCATCATCTCAGCGGATACGTCATGCCGCTGACTCTCTTCATCCTGATCAGCCTGTTCTGGGTGCAAAGCCGCGGCACGGCGCGCGTCGCGAGCTTCTTCGGCCCGATCATGGTGATCTTCTTCGCCGTGATCGGCGGGCTCGGGGCCATGCACATCTCAGACGCGCCGCAGATCCTCTGGGCCTTCGATCCGCGTTCGGGCGTCGCCTTTCTCCTCGAGAACGGCTGGCTCGGATTCGCCGTCCTCGGCTCGGTCTTTCTCGGCGTCACGGGCGCCGAGGCGCTTTACGCCGACATGGGGCATTTCGGGCGCTTCCCGATCCAGGCGGCCTGGCTCTGCTTCGTGCTTCCCGCGCTGCTTCTCAATTATCTCGGTCAGGGCGCGCTGATCCTGTCGCGGCCCGAGGCGGTCGACAATCCCTTCTTTCTGCTTGCCCCGGACTGGGCCATGCTGCCGCTCGTCCTGCTCGCGACCGTCGCCACGGTCATCGCCAGCCAGGCCGTGATTACCGGCGCCTTCTCGATCGTTCGCCAGGCGATCCAGCTCGGGCTTCTGCCGCGACTGGAGATCACCCATACCTCGGCGATGCAGGAGGGGCAGATATACATTTCCCGCGTCAATCGGCTGCTGCTTCTCGGCGTCCTGCTGCTTGTCATCGCCTTCAGGAGCTCCTCGGCGCTCGCTTCGGCCTATGGCATCGCCGTGACCGGTACCATGGTGGTGACGACCGCGCTCGCTTTCATCGTGGTGCGCTACGACTGGAAGTGGCCGCTCTGGCTGAGCCTGATCGTCATCGCCTCGTTTCTGTCGGTCGATATCGCCTTCCTTGCCGCCAATCTTCTCAAGATCGTCGACGGGGGATGGGTCCCGGTGGCGCTCGGCGGCTGCTCCATGATCGTCATGTGGACCTGGGTGCGCGGCACGCGGCTCCTCAACGAGAAGACGCGCCGCGATTCGATCCCGATCCGCGAGCTCATCCCCATTTTGGAGAAATCGCGGCCGATGCGGGCGCCCGGCACGGCGGTTTTTCTGACGAACGACCCCAATGTCGCGCCGGCCTCGCTCATGCACAACATCAAGCACAACAAGGTGCTGCACGAGCATGTGCTGCTGCTTTGCGTGCGCGCCGAAAACCAGCCGCGGGTGCCGGTCGATAAAAGATACGAGATCGAGAAGCTGTCGGATGATTTCGCGGTCGCCGTTCTGCATTTCGGCTACATGGAAAGCCCCCGCGTGCCGGCCGCCCTTGCGCTCATGCGCAAGGCCGGCTTCCCCTGCGACGTCATGACCACGAGCTTCTTCGTCGGGCGGCGCGTGGTGAAGGAGAGCCCGTCCTCCGAGATGCCGGGGTGGCAGGACGCTCTCTATGTCGCCATGACCCGGCAGGCGTCGAGCGCGCCGGACTTCTTCGCCATCCCGCCGGATCGCGTCGTGGAGCTCGGCGCGCAGGTGACGATCTAG
- a CDS encoding potassium transporter Kup produces MTQQAGAEAQAATKAASPDEHGHEHGKGGLLGLIVGSIGVVYGDIGTSPLYALRESLAHEARADALTEEGVIGSISLLIFALIFTVTIKYIFFVMRADNRGEGGILSLMALAQTALGRQTRIAFLLGVGGAALFAGEAMITPAISVLSAVEGLELVTHRFSEYVAPITIFILVTLFWVQSSGTARVAALFSPIMLVFFLTLGVLGGAHIADAPQVLGAFDPRHGLVFLLNNGWLGFAVLGSVFLSVTGVEALYADMGHFGRRPIQIAWLTFVLPALLLNYLGQGALVLSQPEAVGNPFFLMAPDWLLLPLVILSTLATTIAAQAVITGAFSLSRQAIQLGLLPRLEITHTSAMLEGQIYIGRINRLLLIGVLLLVVAFKSSSALASAYGIAVTGTMVLSTSLLFIVAWRKWGWPLWLAILFAASFLVVEFTFLAANLLKIKEGGWVPLALGGCVMIVMWTWVRGTRLLAEKTHRDSIPIMDLIGMLQKSKPTRVPGTAIFLTSDPKVAPAALMHNIKHNKVLHERVLIICVRTENRPRVAPEKRFELQKLSDDFASAILHFGFMESPRVPAALALMRKSGFKYDIMTTSFFLGRRTIKESAASEMPAWQDKLFVALTKQAANATDFFSIPSDRVVELGAQVTI; encoded by the coding sequence ATGACCCAGCAAGCGGGCGCGGAGGCGCAGGCCGCCACGAAAGCGGCCAGCCCCGACGAACATGGGCATGAACACGGCAAGGGGGGACTGCTCGGGCTGATCGTCGGCTCCATCGGCGTCGTTTACGGCGACATCGGCACGAGCCCGCTCTACGCCTTGCGCGAATCGCTCGCCCATGAGGCCCGCGCCGACGCGCTGACGGAGGAAGGCGTCATCGGCTCGATCTCGCTTCTGATCTTCGCGCTGATTTTCACCGTCACGATCAAATACATCTTCTTCGTGATGCGCGCCGACAACCGCGGCGAAGGCGGCATTCTCTCGCTGATGGCGCTGGCGCAGACTGCGCTCGGACGCCAGACGCGCATCGCCTTTCTGCTCGGCGTCGGCGGCGCGGCGCTCTTTGCGGGCGAGGCGATGATCACCCCGGCCATTTCCGTGCTGTCCGCGGTCGAGGGCCTCGAACTCGTGACGCATCGCTTCAGCGAATATGTGGCGCCGATCACCATCTTCATCCTGGTGACGCTCTTTTGGGTGCAAAGCAGCGGCACGGCCCGCGTCGCCGCCCTGTTCAGCCCGATCATGCTGGTCTTTTTCCTCACGCTCGGCGTGCTCGGCGGCGCGCATATCGCCGACGCACCGCAAGTGCTCGGGGCCTTCGACCCGCGCCACGGCCTCGTTTTTCTGCTCAACAATGGCTGGCTCGGCTTCGCCGTGCTGGGCTCGGTCTTCCTGTCGGTCACCGGCGTCGAGGCGCTCTATGCCGATATGGGCCATTTCGGCCGACGCCCCATCCAGATCGCCTGGCTGACCTTCGTGCTGCCGGCGCTTCTGCTCAACTATCTCGGCCAGGGGGCGCTCGTCCTCTCGCAGCCCGAGGCGGTCGGCAATCCCTTCTTCCTCATGGCCCCGGACTGGCTGCTTCTGCCGCTCGTCATCCTTTCGACGCTCGCCACGACCATCGCCGCGCAGGCCGTCATCACCGGCGCCTTCTCTCTTTCCCGGCAGGCGATCCAGCTCGGCCTACTGCCGCGCCTCGAAATCACCCATACCTCGGCCATGCTGGAGGGGCAGATCTACATCGGCCGCATCAACCGCCTGCTGCTGATCGGCGTCCTGCTGCTGGTCGTCGCCTTCAAGAGCTCCTCGGCGCTGGCCTCGGCCTATGGCATCGCCGTCACCGGCACGATGGTGCTCTCGACCTCGCTTCTGTTCATCGTCGCCTGGCGCAAATGGGGCTGGCCGCTGTGGCTCGCGATCCTGTTCGCCGCCTCCTTCCTCGTCGTCGAATTCACCTTCCTCGCGGCGAACCTCTTGAAAATCAAGGAAGGCGGCTGGGTGCCGCTGGCGCTCGGGGGCTGCGTGATGATCGTCATGTGGACATGGGTGCGGGGCACGCGGCTCCTGGCCGAGAAGACGCACCGGGACTCGATCCCGATCATGGACCTGATCGGGATGCTCCAGAAATCGAAACCGACCCGCGTGCCGGGAACGGCCATCTTTCTGACGAGCGACCCGAAGGTCGCGCCGGCGGCGCTCATGCACAACATCAAGCACAACAAGGTGCTGCACGAGCGCGTGCTGATCATCTGCGTGCGCACCGAGAACCGCCCGCGCGTCGCGCCCGAAAAGCGCTTCGAGCTGCAAAAGCTCTCCGACGATTTCGCCAGCGCCATCCTGCATTTTGGCTTCATGGAGAGCCCGCGCGTGCCGGCCGCCCTCGCGCTCATGCGGAAGTCGGGGTTCAAATATGACATCATGACCACGAGCTTCTTCCTTGGCCGGCGGACGATCAAGGAGAGCGCGGCGTCCGAGATGCCGGCCTGGCAAGACAAGCTTTTCGTGGCGCTGACCAAGCAGGCCGCCAACGCCACGGACTTCTTCTCGATACCTTCCGACCGGGTGGTCGAACTCGGGGCGCAGGTGACGATCTAG
- a CDS encoding dienelactone hydrolase family protein has product MTQGFQGKGFAAAASAVSAHVVHTGAEGLEQGMATLPGGAPAYYALPEGGRNLPVVLVAQEIFGLHEHIRDIVRRLAKLGYFAVAPDYLIRYGDPMAAPDIDTILREIVAKVPDAETMAIFDEALAFAVSRDADPKRAAMTGFCWGGRIAWLYAAHRPDLAACVPWYGRLDGSHTAVQPRWPIDVAAEIKVPTLGLYGGADPSIPLDLVTRMMERLAEADAPADIMLYDDAPHGFFSDYRPSYREQAARDAWERMLAFFRANGVG; this is encoded by the coding sequence ATGACGCAAGGGTTTCAGGGGAAAGGCTTTGCCGCCGCGGCGAGCGCCGTTTCGGCGCATGTCGTTCACACCGGCGCCGAGGGGCTGGAGCAGGGAATGGCGACGCTGCCCGGCGGCGCCCCGGCCTATTACGCCTTACCGGAAGGCGGCCGGAATCTGCCGGTTGTTCTTGTGGCGCAAGAAATCTTCGGCTTGCACGAGCACATCCGCGACATTGTGCGCCGCCTGGCCAAGCTCGGCTATTTCGCCGTGGCGCCGGACTATCTGATCCGTTACGGCGATCCCATGGCGGCGCCAGACATCGACACGATTCTTCGCGAGATCGTGGCCAAGGTTCCGGATGCGGAGACAATGGCGATCTTCGACGAGGCGCTCGCTTTCGCGGTGAGCCGCGACGCCGATCCGAAGCGGGCCGCCATGACCGGCTTCTGCTGGGGCGGCCGCATCGCCTGGCTCTACGCCGCGCATCGGCCGGACCTTGCCGCCTGCGTCCCCTGGTATGGCCGGCTCGACGGCTCCCATACAGCCGTGCAGCCGCGCTGGCCGATCGATGTCGCGGCGGAAATAAAGGTCCCGACGCTCGGCCTCTATGGTGGCGCCGATCCCAGCATCCCGCTCGACCTCGTGACGCGCATGATGGAGCGCCTCGCCGAGGCGGACGCGCCGGCGGACATCATGCTCTATGACGACGCGCCGCACGGTTTCTTTTCAGATTACCGGCCGAGCTATCGGGAGCAGGCGGCGCGGGACGCCTGGGAGCGAATGCTGGCCTTTTTCCGCGCCAATGGCGTCGGCTAG
- a CDS encoding DUF1674 domain-containing protein, which translates to MSGTKQTKDVGNAAGANSPLPPAAQRALAEAEARRKAAGAERRPEELGGRGGLDPARFGDWEVKGVASDF; encoded by the coding sequence ATGTCCGGGACGAAACAGACAAAAGACGTTGGAAACGCGGCCGGCGCAAACAGCCCACTGCCGCCGGCCGCGCAGCGCGCGCTGGCCGAAGCGGAGGCACGCCGAAAGGCCGCCGGCGCCGAGCGCCGGCCCGAAGAGCTCGGCGGCCGGGGCGGGCTCGATCCCGCCCGTTTCGGCGATTGGGAGGTCAAGGGAGTGGCGAGCGATTTCTAG